One segment of Zhihengliuella halotolerans DNA contains the following:
- a CDS encoding LacI family DNA-binding transcriptional regulator: protein MTSITNRTPSMRDVALAAGVSAQTVSRVLSDSTHVQPETKSRVLAAVEELGYRRNKTARALVTGQSKTLGLITLATNFYSRSSLAMGIENEARANGYIVNATTTESLGSRAIAGAISRLVDQGVDGLIIAVPLRDVDAPLERLTRRLPTVTVDGLRTSAADIVAVDQVSAARVATQHLLDLGHQTVWHVAGPVEWSDSDARIEGWQQTLRAAGASVPPELHGDWTPESGYRNGLILGRMPDVTAILVASDEMAFGLLRAFTELGRRVPDDVSVVGFDDIALAAYASPPLTTVRQSFEETGCRAVRHLLRHISDPETDHVPELVEPELIIRSTTGPPPHA, encoded by the coding sequence GTGACGTCCATCACCAACCGAACGCCGTCCATGCGCGACGTCGCGCTAGCCGCCGGCGTTTCGGCGCAAACGGTCTCCCGCGTCCTCAGCGACAGCACGCATGTCCAGCCGGAAACGAAGTCCCGAGTTCTCGCCGCCGTGGAAGAACTGGGATACCGCCGCAACAAGACAGCGCGCGCCCTGGTGACGGGCCAGAGCAAGACTCTCGGTTTGATCACACTGGCCACGAACTTCTATTCCCGCTCCTCACTGGCCATGGGCATCGAGAACGAAGCACGCGCCAACGGGTACATCGTGAACGCCACGACGACCGAGTCGCTGGGCTCCCGGGCCATAGCGGGTGCTATCTCGCGACTGGTCGACCAAGGAGTAGATGGCCTAATCATCGCCGTTCCCTTGCGCGACGTGGACGCCCCGCTTGAGCGCCTGACGCGCCGCCTCCCCACCGTGACCGTGGACGGTTTGCGCACGTCGGCTGCGGACATCGTTGCGGTAGACCAGGTCTCCGCGGCCCGAGTCGCAACGCAACACCTGCTGGATCTGGGGCACCAGACTGTCTGGCACGTCGCCGGCCCGGTGGAGTGGTCCGACTCAGACGCACGCATCGAGGGGTGGCAGCAGACGCTCCGCGCAGCGGGAGCCTCCGTGCCTCCGGAGCTTCACGGCGACTGGACACCGGAATCTGGATACCGCAACGGGTTGATCCTTGGGCGCATGCCCGATGTCACGGCCATTCTGGTCGCCAGCGACGAAATGGCCTTCGGCCTGCTACGGGCCTTTACGGAGCTGGGGCGGCGCGTTCCGGACGACGTCTCGGTCGTCGGCTTCGATGACATCGCGCTGGCAGCCTACGCTTCGCCGCCGCTCACGACCGTGCGCCAGTCTTTCGAGGAAACCGGGTGTCGGGCTGTTCGCCACCTGCTGCGTCATATCAGCGACCCGGAAACGGATCACGTCCCCGAACTCGTGGAGCCGGAACTGATCATTCGCTCGACGACGGGACCTCCGCCGCACGCATAG